A genomic segment from Mesorhizobium australicum encodes:
- a CDS encoding MerR family transcriptional regulator: MQIGDLSVRSGVNIETIRYYERIGVLPKATRQTNGRRIYSPADAERLGFIRHARDLGFDLTSIRVLLALQDQPAASCETASQIAQGQLEAVESRIARLLSLRDELARMVSECSRGMVSECRVIEALASK; the protein is encoded by the coding sequence ATGCAGATAGGTGACCTGTCCGTACGGTCGGGCGTGAACATCGAGACAATCCGGTATTATGAGCGCATCGGGGTTTTACCGAAGGCAACGCGCCAAACGAACGGCCGTCGCATCTACAGCCCGGCCGACGCCGAACGGCTAGGCTTTATCCGGCATGCCCGCGATCTCGGGTTTGACCTGACGAGCATTCGCGTGCTGCTGGCCTTGCAGGATCAGCCTGCGGCATCATGCGAGACGGCGAGCCAGATTGCACAGGGTCAGCTTGAGGCGGTCGAAAGCCGAATTGCCCGCCTGCTCTCCTTGCGGGACGAGTTGGCTCGCATGGTCAGTGAGTGCAGCCGGGGCATGGTGTCGGAATGCCGGGTGATTGAAGCGCTCGCGTCAAAATGA